Proteins from one Sylvia atricapilla isolate bSylAtr1 chromosome 1, bSylAtr1.pri, whole genome shotgun sequence genomic window:
- the CCNE2 gene encoding G1/S-specific cyclin-E2 isoform X1, translating into MSRRSSRLQAKQQQPLSCQEEAPQELQALDYVQTRKRRTAEQEIKKREDGKIAKKHQYEIKSCWPPTITGGISPCIIIETPHKESVTTDFSRFKKYRFRNLFINPSPLPELNWGNSKDVWLNILTKENRYAHCKHFTSLHSSLQPHMRSILLDWLLEVCEVYALHRETFYLAQDFFDRFMLTQKNINKSMLQLIGITSLFIASKLEEIYAPKIQEFAYVTDGACSEDDIVRMELIMLKALKWELCPVTIVSWLNLYLQVDALKDVPKVLLPQYSQEKFIQIAQLLDLCILDVNSLDFQYRTLAAAALCHYTSIEIVKKASGLDWDSISECVQWMVPFVNVAKKVPVKLKNFKKVAAEDRHNIQTHTNYLDMLEEVNSGVVSTAPGQLSPVSTGGIITPPKSTEKK; encoded by the exons ATGTCAAGGCGTAG TAGCCGTTTGCAAgccaaacagcagcagccactgtcCTGTCAAGAAGAGGCTCCACAAGAACTGCAGGCACTAGATTATGTCCAGACCAGAAAAAGGAGAACAGCAGAG CAGGAGattaagaaaagagaagatgGGAAAATTGCTAAAAAACATCAATACGAAATTAAG AGTTGTTGGCCCCCCACGATAACAGGAGGCATCTCACCTTGCATAATTATTGAAACACCTCACAAAGAATCAGTAACCACTGACTTCTCAAGATTCAAAAAATACAGATTCAGGAACCTCTTCATAAATCCATCACCTTTACCAGAACTCAA CTGGGGAAATTCCAAAGATGTCTGGCTCAACATTCTGACGAAGGAGAACAGATACGCTCACTGCAAACACTTCACATCGCTTCATTCTAGTTTGCAACCTCACATGAGATCAATACTGCTCGACTGGCTCTTAGAG GTGTGCGAGGTGTATGCACTCCACCGGGAAACCTTCTACCTAGCTCAAGACTTCTTTGATAGATTCATGTTGACACAAAAGAACATTAACAAGAGCATGCTTCAGCTCATAGGAATTACCTCATTATTTATTGCCTCCAAACTTGAG GAAATCTACGCTCCTAAAATACAGGAATTTGCTTATGTCACTGATGGTGCTTGCAGTGAAGATGATATTGTGAGAATGGAACTTATTATGTTAAAG GCTTTAAAATGGGAACTCTGTCCAGTGACAATTGTATCTTGGCTGAACCTCTATCTTCAAGTGGATGCTCTGAAGGATGTTCCAAAAGTGCTGCTACCTCAGTATTCTCAGGAAAAATTCATTCAAATAGCCCAG CTTTTAGACCTGTGTATTCTGGATGTGAATTCTTTGGACTTCCAGTACAGAACACTAGCTGCTGCAGCGCTCTGCCACTATACCTCAATCGAAATAGTTAAGAAAGCTTCAG GCTTAGATTGGGACAGCATTTCAGAGTGTGTACAATGGATGGTTCCTTTCGTGAATGTGGCAAAAAAGGTCCCTGTGAAGCTGAAGAACTTTAAGAAGGTTGCAGCGGAAGACAGACACAATATCCAGACCCACACAAATTATCTGGACATGCTG GAAGAAGTGAACAGTGGAGTAGTGTCTACTGCCCCAGGGCAGTTATCACCTGTGTCAACAGGAGGAATAATAACCCCtcccaaaagcacagagaagaaatga
- the CCNE2 gene encoding G1/S-specific cyclin-E2 isoform X2 has translation MSRRSSRLQAKQQQPLSCQEEAPQELQALDYVQTRKRRTAEEIKKREDGKIAKKHQYEIKSCWPPTITGGISPCIIIETPHKESVTTDFSRFKKYRFRNLFINPSPLPELNWGNSKDVWLNILTKENRYAHCKHFTSLHSSLQPHMRSILLDWLLEVCEVYALHRETFYLAQDFFDRFMLTQKNINKSMLQLIGITSLFIASKLEEIYAPKIQEFAYVTDGACSEDDIVRMELIMLKALKWELCPVTIVSWLNLYLQVDALKDVPKVLLPQYSQEKFIQIAQLLDLCILDVNSLDFQYRTLAAAALCHYTSIEIVKKASGLDWDSISECVQWMVPFVNVAKKVPVKLKNFKKVAAEDRHNIQTHTNYLDMLEEVNSGVVSTAPGQLSPVSTGGIITPPKSTEKK, from the exons ATGTCAAGGCGTAG TAGCCGTTTGCAAgccaaacagcagcagccactgtcCTGTCAAGAAGAGGCTCCACAAGAACTGCAGGCACTAGATTATGTCCAGACCAGAAAAAGGAGAACAGCAGAG GAGattaagaaaagagaagatgGGAAAATTGCTAAAAAACATCAATACGAAATTAAG AGTTGTTGGCCCCCCACGATAACAGGAGGCATCTCACCTTGCATAATTATTGAAACACCTCACAAAGAATCAGTAACCACTGACTTCTCAAGATTCAAAAAATACAGATTCAGGAACCTCTTCATAAATCCATCACCTTTACCAGAACTCAA CTGGGGAAATTCCAAAGATGTCTGGCTCAACATTCTGACGAAGGAGAACAGATACGCTCACTGCAAACACTTCACATCGCTTCATTCTAGTTTGCAACCTCACATGAGATCAATACTGCTCGACTGGCTCTTAGAG GTGTGCGAGGTGTATGCACTCCACCGGGAAACCTTCTACCTAGCTCAAGACTTCTTTGATAGATTCATGTTGACACAAAAGAACATTAACAAGAGCATGCTTCAGCTCATAGGAATTACCTCATTATTTATTGCCTCCAAACTTGAG GAAATCTACGCTCCTAAAATACAGGAATTTGCTTATGTCACTGATGGTGCTTGCAGTGAAGATGATATTGTGAGAATGGAACTTATTATGTTAAAG GCTTTAAAATGGGAACTCTGTCCAGTGACAATTGTATCTTGGCTGAACCTCTATCTTCAAGTGGATGCTCTGAAGGATGTTCCAAAAGTGCTGCTACCTCAGTATTCTCAGGAAAAATTCATTCAAATAGCCCAG CTTTTAGACCTGTGTATTCTGGATGTGAATTCTTTGGACTTCCAGTACAGAACACTAGCTGCTGCAGCGCTCTGCCACTATACCTCAATCGAAATAGTTAAGAAAGCTTCAG GCTTAGATTGGGACAGCATTTCAGAGTGTGTACAATGGATGGTTCCTTTCGTGAATGTGGCAAAAAAGGTCCCTGTGAAGCTGAAGAACTTTAAGAAGGTTGCAGCGGAAGACAGACACAATATCCAGACCCACACAAATTATCTGGACATGCTG GAAGAAGTGAACAGTGGAGTAGTGTCTACTGCCCCAGGGCAGTTATCACCTGTGTCAACAGGAGGAATAATAACCCCtcccaaaagcacagagaagaaatga